One window of Haemorhous mexicanus isolate bHaeMex1 chromosome 16, bHaeMex1.pri, whole genome shotgun sequence genomic DNA carries:
- the LOC132334957 gene encoding olfactory receptor 14J1-like has product MCYDRYVSICKPLHHGTLLGSRACAHMAAAAWASAFLNALVHTANTFSLPLCHGNVLGQFFCEIPQILKLSCSLSNLRELGLIAVSGCLGFGCFVFIVFSYVQIFRAVLRIPSEQGRHKAFSTCLPHLAVVSLFLSTALFAHLKPPSMSSPSLDLALSVLYSVVPPALNPHIYSLRNQELKAAVWRLITGCFQEQKTVA; this is encoded by the coding sequence atgtgctacgaccgctacgtgtccatctgcaaacccctgcaccacgggaccctcctgggcagcagagcttgtgcccacatggcagcagctgcctgggccagtgcctttctcaatgctctCGTGCACAcggccaatacattttccctgcccctgtgccatggcaatgtcctgggccagttcttctgtgaaatcccccagatcctcaagctctcctgctctttgTCCAACCTCAGGGAACTTGGGCTCATTGCTGTTAGTGGCTGTTTAGgatttggttgttttgtgttcattgttttctcctatgtgcagatcttcagggctgtgctgaggatcccctctgagcagggacggcacaaagccttttccacctgcctccctcacctggccgtggtctccctgttcctcagcactgccctatttgctcacctgaagcccccctccatgtcctccccatccctggatctggcattgtcagttctgtactcagtggtgcctccagccctgaacccccacatctacagcctgaggaaccaggagctcaaggctgcagtgtggagactGATCACTGGATGCTTTCAGGAACAAAAAACTGTTGcctaa